The proteins below come from a single Natrinema sp. SYSU A 869 genomic window:
- a CDS encoding histidine kinase N-terminal 7TM domain-containing protein, which yields MNTHLFQFIPYTIPFVVGAAVLLTLAGYSIRLGRANGFDKTLLAFIATMATSALWALMRAVQFSTAVLELKQAALGFLYVGYLGSSVSLLCFALTFTGRKDLVTRQTVVLLSIVPVVGIVLALTNWSHGLLWTLEPDRVGDLIYIDRSFTGLFLLFVLYNTASSIASTAILVRYSFTSKELYRRQALAVSVGIVFPIIAGILYVLEAYPFLSRQVDLTPIAFVLTGLCFGYAIFKFRFLDIVPVARDSVVENMRDGYVVLDTADRIVDLNPAAHAIFQCGDEIIGDHVDTVLSTVESLVDEHEHGSHIQQELSVTIDGDERFLVATVSTLSKG from the coding sequence ATGAATACCCACTTATTTCAGTTCATCCCTTATACGATACCGTTTGTCGTCGGCGCAGCGGTCCTCCTGACGCTGGCCGGCTACTCGATCAGACTCGGCCGAGCGAATGGATTCGACAAGACGCTGCTCGCGTTCATCGCTACGATGGCGACATCGGCTCTCTGGGCGCTCATGCGAGCCGTTCAGTTTTCGACGGCCGTACTCGAGCTCAAGCAGGCAGCTCTTGGATTCCTCTATGTCGGGTATCTCGGGTCCTCAGTGTCACTGCTCTGTTTTGCGCTCACGTTCACCGGACGGAAAGATCTCGTCACAAGACAGACGGTCGTCTTGCTCTCGATCGTCCCGGTCGTCGGAATCGTCCTCGCACTGACGAACTGGTCCCACGGATTGCTCTGGACGCTGGAACCCGACCGGGTCGGTGACCTCATCTACATCGATCGCTCCTTTACTGGACTCTTCTTGCTGTTCGTCCTCTACAATACAGCGTCGTCGATAGCCAGCACGGCAATCCTCGTGAGATACTCGTTCACGTCGAAGGAACTCTACCGACGTCAGGCACTCGCGGTGTCAGTCGGAATCGTTTTTCCGATTATAGCCGGGATTCTCTACGTTCTCGAGGCGTATCCGTTCCTCTCGCGCCAGGTCGATCTGACCCCGATCGCGTTCGTGCTCACCGGCCTCTGTTTCGGGTACGCGATATTCAAATTCAGATTCCTCGATATCGTTCCCGTCGCTCGTGATTCGGTAGTCGAGAACATGCGCGACGGCTACGTCGTCCTCGACACCGCCGATCGGATCGTCGACCTCAACCCCGCCGCCCACGCCATCTTTCAGTGTGGCGACGAGATCATCGGCGATCACGTCGACACCGTCCTCTCGACGGTCGAGTCGCTCGTCGACGAGCACGAACACGGGAGCCACATCCAGCAGGAGCTCTCGGTCACGATCGACGGCGACGAACGGTTCCTCGTCGCGACCGTCTCGACGCTATCCAAGGGGTAG
- a CDS encoding CBS domain-containing protein has product MEDIFVARVMSSSLHTVTPDTLVEDAAQKMLDNEISSVVVVDDDNQLEGILTTTDFVRIVAEQKPKDQTLVSKYMSSDVVTASAQDSIRDAADVMIERGFHHIPVVDEDEGVIGMVTTSDLAGYLSREQSPSPE; this is encoded by the coding sequence ATGGAGGATATTTTCGTCGCTCGGGTCATGTCCTCGTCACTGCACACGGTGACGCCAGACACGCTCGTCGAGGACGCTGCTCAGAAAATGCTCGACAATGAAATCAGTTCGGTCGTCGTCGTCGACGACGACAATCAGCTCGAGGGGATCTTGACGACGACGGACTTCGTTCGGATCGTTGCCGAACAGAAGCCGAAGGATCAGACGTTGGTTTCGAAGTATATGAGCAGCGACGTCGTGACGGCATCCGCTCAAGATAGCATCCGCGACGCCGCGGATGTGATGATCGAACGCGGCTTCCACCATATTCCCGTCGTCGATGAGGACGAGGGCGTCATCGGGATGGTCACCACGTCGGATTTGGCGGGCTACCTCTCGCGCGAGCAGTCGCCGAGTCCGGAGTGA
- a CDS encoding PAS domain-containing sensor histidine kinase — protein MILRDVTDRHAVQKRYQELIENATDIVFVLDPDGTITFASPSVTRLFGVSPELIVGEDAFEYVHDEDTQAAREAFDRALDDPSSQPRVEYRVPDDSGEWRVVNVVARNLVENSYVEGVVLNARDITERKERERELERTNDQLEQFASVVSHDLRNPLNVASGHLEVVRETGSADSLDEIEHSLDRMETIIEDVLTLARQGKSIGETEPLSLETVARDAWRQVDIRGAELVVDADRTVDGDRDRLLQLFENLFRNAIEHGGGDVTVTVSLEDDGFAVADDGPGIPEPQRESVFDSGYTTADTGTGFGLAIVEQIAEAHGWDVSVRVSESGGARISVAVSDRLVVS, from the coding sequence TTGATTCTCCGCGACGTAACCGATCGACACGCGGTACAGAAGCGCTACCAAGAACTGATCGAGAACGCCACGGACATCGTCTTCGTCTTGGACCCCGATGGGACGATCACGTTCGCGAGCCCCTCGGTCACCCGGTTGTTCGGCGTCTCGCCCGAGTTGATCGTCGGCGAGGATGCATTCGAGTACGTCCACGACGAGGATACGCAGGCGGCTCGCGAAGCATTTGATCGAGCGCTAGACGACCCCAGCAGCCAACCTCGAGTCGAATACCGGGTTCCCGACGACAGTGGCGAGTGGCGCGTCGTCAACGTCGTAGCACGGAACCTCGTCGAGAACTCGTACGTCGAGGGTGTCGTCCTCAACGCGCGGGACATCACCGAGCGCAAGGAACGGGAGCGTGAACTCGAGCGAACGAACGACCAACTCGAGCAGTTCGCCTCCGTGGTCTCCCACGACCTGCGAAATCCGCTCAACGTCGCCAGCGGTCACCTCGAGGTCGTCCGCGAAACCGGGTCGGCGGATTCCCTCGACGAGATCGAACACTCGCTCGACCGCATGGAGACGATAATCGAGGACGTCCTCACGCTCGCTCGGCAGGGCAAATCCATCGGTGAAACCGAACCGCTCTCGCTCGAAACTGTCGCCCGCGACGCGTGGCGTCAGGTCGACATTCGCGGCGCCGAACTCGTCGTCGACGCCGACCGAACCGTCGACGGTGATCGAGATCGTCTCCTCCAACTGTTCGAGAACCTCTTCCGCAACGCGATCGAACACGGCGGGGGCGACGTCACCGTCACCGTCTCCCTCGAGGACGATGGGTTCGCCGTTGCCGACGACGGCCCCGGCATTCCGGAGCCACAGCGGGAGTCCGTCTTCGACTCCGGCTACACGACTGCCGATACCGGGACCGGCTTCGGGCTCGCGATCGTCGAACAGATCGCCGAAGCCCACGGCTGGGACGTGTCCGTCAGAGTGAGCGAGAGCGGCGGCGCACGTATCTCCGTGGCCGTCTCCGATCGTCTCGTCGTATCCTGA